ATTCCGATATTGTATCCATCAGGATGAAACTTTTTATCCAGAAAGTCTTTAGCTTTGTCTATCAGCTCAATAAAAGCGGTCTTTTCTTCCTTTGTTGCATCAAAGTAGTTTTCAAAATGTCTGAAAGGAATTAGTTGTTAAGTTTGAATGTTAACTTTATAATTAACACCGGAGGTAAAAATGAAAAAAACAAATAAAAAAGGGTTGTATTTTGAGTTAGAGTAAACAAAAATCTGGTTAAGGAACTGAAAAAGCTT
This region of Persephonella sp. genomic DNA includes:
- a CDS encoding HIT family protein, producing the protein MPFRHFENYFDATKEEKTAFIELIDKAKDFLDKKFHPDGYNIGINIGKSAGQTVMHLHIHLIPRYKGDMENPEGGVRGVIPEKQKY